Proteins from one Mus pahari chromosome 10, PAHARI_EIJ_v1.1, whole genome shotgun sequence genomic window:
- the Elp6 gene encoding elongator complex protein 6: protein MFPELNNLLSTTPDKTEQGKLTLLCDAKTDGSFLVHHFLSFYLKANCKVCFVAFVQSFSHYNIVGQKLGVSLTVARDRGQLVFLEGLKSSVEVLFHSQEEPHPLQFLRETGAGNLQSLYTFIQDALKPAESGEVPWKYPVLLVDNLSVLLSLGVGAVAVLDFMQYCRAMVCCELKGNVVALVHDTEGAADEGNDILLNGLSHQSHLILRAEGLATGFCKDVHGQLSILWRRPPRSTAQRTRSLTYQYKIQDKNVSFFAKGMSPAVL from the exons ATGTTTCCGGAACTCAACAACCTTCTCAGCACCACCCCAGACAAGACCGAGCAG GGGAAGCTGACTCTCCTCTGTGACGCCAAGACAGACGGCAGCTTCCTTGTGCatcacttcctttccttctaccTAAAAG ctaaTTGTAAAGTCTGCTTTGTGGCATTTGTCCAGTCCTTCAGCCATTACAATATTGTGGGACAGAAACTG GGTGTCAGCTTGACAGTGGCTCGGGACCGAGGGCAGCTTGTGTTCCTGGAGGGCCTCAAGTCCTCTGTGGAAGTCCTCTTCCACTCCCAGGAGGAGCCTCACCCCCTGCAGTTTCTCAG GGAGACTGGTGCAGGAAACCTGCAGTCACTGTATACGTTTATTCAGGACGCCCTGAAGCCTGCAGAGAGTGGGGAAGTACCATGGAAGTACCCAGTGCTGTTGGTGGACAACCTCAGTGTGCTGCTGAGCCTGGGCGTGGGGGCAGTTGCTGTGCTGGACTTCATGCAGTACTGCAGAGCCATGGTGTGCTGTGAACTGAAG GGAAACGTGGTCGCCCTTGTGCATGACACGGAGGGTGCTGCGGATGAGGGGAATGACATCCTGTTGAACGGCCTCAGCCATCAAAGCCACCTGATCCTGCGGGCTGAGGGCCTGGCCACTGGATTCTGCAAGGATGTGCATGGGCAG cTGAGCATCCTCTGGAGGAGGCCGCCGCGGTCCACTGCCCAGCGAACTCGAAGTCTCACTTACCAATACAAGATACAGGATAAGAATGTGTCCTTTTTTGCCAAAGGAATGTCTCCTGCTGTTCTGTGA